In the Gossypium raimondii isolate GPD5lz chromosome 9, ASM2569854v1, whole genome shotgun sequence genome, one interval contains:
- the LOC105798306 gene encoding probable serine/threonine-protein kinase PBL28 isoform X1, protein MKKATNVWVFIFIIIVNVAFSQKTNCTLDFEFKGASNSSNENGDWGGFLNQNRCGTTFNGYLKALGVRANQTGFIFLDSSEQTRCLNSMKRFDCGMEKLTSGGGGCSNYSTADVEQKLGNELRSLSENCRFASCGSCVRSWESINGGSNLEESMICRFAVLVSLTSLKVEDEENIQRIYECLSNNTRVYGEKEELTKKSKGKRGIWILIGCIVGFVVIIVTVIIFSKTCCKSKPSFKTHAIKDVLLKKPGCPKFPIKEVYFATNSLDESNFIGEGTAGKVYKGILSNKEHVAIKHIIKDGKVETFVREVTSLSHINHPNLVRLVGYCSSKQHCFLIYELCPNGNLANWLFGKDRVLSWIKRLEIAVGSARGLQFLHTYSEGCIVHRDIKVSQRSFSPIISQNQVMMGFSVLTLQPTNILLGPNFEPKLSDFGLCKVIEIGETYVSSEVRGTFGYVDPEYQNDRRVNSSGDVFSFGVVLLQILSGKKVFNLNLEKPIPLNKMARILRRGGSVQRFADPKLEGQYSMEAFDITFKLALSCTSLKQQRPSMEQVVVNLEKALHISTMATASTPQTTP, encoded by the exons ATGAAAAAGGCCACAAATGTCTGGGTTTTCATCTTCATAATCATTGTCAACGTTGCATTTTCCCAGAAAACAAACTGTACCCTTGATTTCGAGTTCAAAGGTGCCTCAAATTCAAGCAATGAGAATGGCGATTGGGGTGGATTTCTTAACCAAAACCGTTGTGGAACCACATTCAATGGCTACCTCAAAGCATTGGGGGTTAGAGCAAATCAAACTGGGTTTATATTCTTGGATTCAAGTGAGCAAACGAGGTGCTTGAATTCAATGAAAAGATTCGATTGTGGGATGGAGAAGCTAACATCGGGTGGTGGGGGATGCTCCAATTATTCGACGGCCGATGTTGAACAAAAACTGGGGAATGAGCTGCGGAGTTTGAGTGAAAATTGTAGGTTTGCTTCATGTGGTTCGTGTGTTAGAAGCTGGGAATCCATTAATGGAGGGTCGAATTTAGAAGAGTCGATGATTTGCAGGTTTGCGGTGCTGGTTTCATTAACAAGTCTTAAGGTTGAAGATGAGGAGAATATTCAAAGGATTTATGAATGCCTTTCCAATAACACCCGCGTTTATGGAG AGAAGGAAGAATtaacaaagaaatcaaaaggaaaaaggggTATTTGGATTCTAATTGGATGCATAGTGGGGTTTGTTGTCATTATTGTTACagtcatcatcttctccaagaCATGTTGTAAATCAAAACCATCCTTCAAAACAcatg CAATTAAGGATGTTTTATTGAAGAAACCAGGTTGTCCCAAATTCCCAATCAAAGAGGTTTATTTTGCTACCAACAGTTTAGATGAATCAAATTTCATTGGTGAAGGAACTGCTG gAAAGGTGTATAAAGGCATACTATCAAACAAGGAGCATGTTGCAATAAAGCACATTATAAAGGATGGAAAGGTGGAGACATTTGTGAGGGAAGTTACAAGTTTATCTCACATCAACCATCCAAACCTTGTGAGATTGGTTGGTTATTGTTCAAGTAAACAACATTGCTTCCTCATATATGAACTCTGCCCTAATGGGAACCTTGCAAATTGGCTATTTG GGAAAGACAGGGTGCTTTCATGGATCAAGAGGCTGGAGATCGCGGTCGGCAGTGCTCGAGGTCTTCAGTTTCTCCATACATATTCTGAAGGCTGCATAGTTCATCGTGATATCAAGGTCAGTCAACGTAGTTTCTCTCCAATAATATCGCAAAATCAAGTTATGATGGGTTTTAGTGTCTTAACTTTGCAGCCAACAAACATTCTGTTGGGGCCAAACTTTGAACCGAAGCTGTCGGATTTTGGGTTATGTAAGGTGATTGAAATTGGGGAAACCTATGTGAGCTCCGAAGTTAGAGGAACATTCGGGTATGTCGACCCTGAATATCAAAACGATCGCCGAGTCAATTCATCTGGCGATGTTTTCAGCTTTGGAGTTGTGTTGCTCCAGATCCTGTCGGGGAAGAAGGTTTTCAATTTGAACCTGGAAAAACCAATCCCCTTGAATAAAATG GCCAGAATCCTAAGAAGAGGTGGGAGTGTACAACGATTTGCAGACCCAAAACTTGAAGGCCAATACTCAATGGAAGCTTTTGACATAACATTCAAGCTGGCACTCTCATGCACATCACTCAAACAACAACGACCATCAATGGAGCAAGTTGTTGTCAACTTAGAGAAGGCCCTTCACATTTCAACAATGGCCACTGCTTCAACTCCACAAACCACACCCTAA
- the LOC105798306 gene encoding probable serine/threonine-protein kinase PBL28 isoform X2, translating to MKKATNVWVFIFIIIVNVAFSQKTNCTLDFEFKGASNSSNENGDWGGFLNQNRCGTTFNGYLKALGVRANQTGFIFLDSSEQTRCLNSMKRFDCGMEKLTSGGGGCSNYSTADVEQKLGNELRSLSENCRFASCGSCVRSWESINGGSNLEESMICRFAVLVSLTSLKVEDEENIQRIYECLSNNTRVYGEKEELTKKSKGKRGIWILIGCIVGFVVIIVTVIIFSKTCCKSKPSFKTHAIKDVLLKKPGCPKFPIKEVYFATNSLDESNFIGEGTAGKVYKGILSNKEHVAIKHIIKDGKVETFVREVTSLSHINHPNLVRLVGYCSSKQHCFLIYELCPNGNLANWLFGKDRVLSWIKRLEIAVGSARGLQFLHTYSEGCIVHRDIKPTNILLGPNFEPKLSDFGLCKVIEIGETYVSSEVRGTFGYVDPEYQNDRRVNSSGDVFSFGVVLLQILSGKKVFNLNLEKPIPLNKMARILRRGGSVQRFADPKLEGQYSMEAFDITFKLALSCTSLKQQRPSMEQVVVNLEKALHISTMATASTPQTTP from the exons ATGAAAAAGGCCACAAATGTCTGGGTTTTCATCTTCATAATCATTGTCAACGTTGCATTTTCCCAGAAAACAAACTGTACCCTTGATTTCGAGTTCAAAGGTGCCTCAAATTCAAGCAATGAGAATGGCGATTGGGGTGGATTTCTTAACCAAAACCGTTGTGGAACCACATTCAATGGCTACCTCAAAGCATTGGGGGTTAGAGCAAATCAAACTGGGTTTATATTCTTGGATTCAAGTGAGCAAACGAGGTGCTTGAATTCAATGAAAAGATTCGATTGTGGGATGGAGAAGCTAACATCGGGTGGTGGGGGATGCTCCAATTATTCGACGGCCGATGTTGAACAAAAACTGGGGAATGAGCTGCGGAGTTTGAGTGAAAATTGTAGGTTTGCTTCATGTGGTTCGTGTGTTAGAAGCTGGGAATCCATTAATGGAGGGTCGAATTTAGAAGAGTCGATGATTTGCAGGTTTGCGGTGCTGGTTTCATTAACAAGTCTTAAGGTTGAAGATGAGGAGAATATTCAAAGGATTTATGAATGCCTTTCCAATAACACCCGCGTTTATGGAG AGAAGGAAGAATtaacaaagaaatcaaaaggaaaaaggggTATTTGGATTCTAATTGGATGCATAGTGGGGTTTGTTGTCATTATTGTTACagtcatcatcttctccaagaCATGTTGTAAATCAAAACCATCCTTCAAAACAcatg CAATTAAGGATGTTTTATTGAAGAAACCAGGTTGTCCCAAATTCCCAATCAAAGAGGTTTATTTTGCTACCAACAGTTTAGATGAATCAAATTTCATTGGTGAAGGAACTGCTG gAAAGGTGTATAAAGGCATACTATCAAACAAGGAGCATGTTGCAATAAAGCACATTATAAAGGATGGAAAGGTGGAGACATTTGTGAGGGAAGTTACAAGTTTATCTCACATCAACCATCCAAACCTTGTGAGATTGGTTGGTTATTGTTCAAGTAAACAACATTGCTTCCTCATATATGAACTCTGCCCTAATGGGAACCTTGCAAATTGGCTATTTG GGAAAGACAGGGTGCTTTCATGGATCAAGAGGCTGGAGATCGCGGTCGGCAGTGCTCGAGGTCTTCAGTTTCTCCATACATATTCTGAAGGCTGCATAGTTCATCGTGATATCAAG CCAACAAACATTCTGTTGGGGCCAAACTTTGAACCGAAGCTGTCGGATTTTGGGTTATGTAAGGTGATTGAAATTGGGGAAACCTATGTGAGCTCCGAAGTTAGAGGAACATTCGGGTATGTCGACCCTGAATATCAAAACGATCGCCGAGTCAATTCATCTGGCGATGTTTTCAGCTTTGGAGTTGTGTTGCTCCAGATCCTGTCGGGGAAGAAGGTTTTCAATTTGAACCTGGAAAAACCAATCCCCTTGAATAAAATG GCCAGAATCCTAAGAAGAGGTGGGAGTGTACAACGATTTGCAGACCCAAAACTTGAAGGCCAATACTCAATGGAAGCTTTTGACATAACATTCAAGCTGGCACTCTCATGCACATCACTCAAACAACAACGACCATCAATGGAGCAAGTTGTTGTCAACTTAGAGAAGGCCCTTCACATTTCAACAATGGCCACTGCTTCAACTCCACAAACCACACCCTAA
- the LOC105797434 gene encoding probable E3 ubiquitin-protein ligase ATL44 — MGIIIAVILLFLGIGVLVLVHLCIVGRSFIIRRFRNPSRFDTNNNSNTNPTMSEDDVQKLSCYDYSAKEKENSTCFQVLDCAICLEDFKMGEKCRLLPLCKHSFHAECVDSWLLRNPICPVCRTGAGSGESESDLGC; from the coding sequence ATGGGCATTATCATCGCTGTGATTCTTCTGTTTCTTGGCATTGGAGTGCTGGTTTTAGTCCATTTATGTATAGTAGGCAGATCCTTCATCATTAGACGATTTCGTAACCCTTCGAGATTTGACACAAACAACAATAGCAACACGAACCCAACCATGTCCGAGGACGATGTTCAAAAGCTTTCATGTTATGATTACAGtgcaaaagagaaagaaaacagCACTTGTTTTCAAGTCCTGGATTGTGCTATCTGCTTGGAAGACTTCAAGATGGGTGAAAAATGTAGGCTTTTGCCACTTTGCAAGCATAGTTTCCATGCTGAATGTGTGGATTCATGGCTTCTGAGGAACCCCATTTGCCCCGTTTGTCGAACCGGTGCCGGTTCAGGCGAGTCCGAATCGGATTTAGGTTGCTGA
- the LOC105798307 gene encoding uncharacterized protein LOC105798307 — translation MMSGNALRDLNTLPASERKNDSSSKGNFTKTCNGNTIENVEELQKKNPSSVCINGGETINAAVEVANSEVEYIESENLGDLEDVNTCLEKLLPGLESKDWVLVVETLNNVRRLSIFHREEMHSMLGDLIPLVVKSLKNPRSAVCKTAIMTSADIFSAYNDDLIEFLDPLLVQLLLKSSQDKRFVCEAAERALEVMTTSVFPMSLLPKLQPYLKNRNPRIRAKASMCFSRSVPRLGVEGIQEYGIDKLIQVAASQLSDQLPESREAARTLLLELQTVYEKSNGLSTTIPEQPEMNSWEHFCQSKLSPLSAQAVLRVTNIAREGLVIGS, via the exons ATGATGTCGGGGAATGCTCTAAGAGATCTCAATACTTTACCTGCATCCGAGAGAAAGAATGACAGCTCTAGTAAAGGTAATTTTACTAAGACTTGCAATGGAAACACAATTGAAAATGTTGAAGAGCTGCAGAAGAAAAACCCTTCCTCTGTTTGCATAAACGGAGGTGAAACTATAAATGCTGCGGTAGAGGTAGCTAATTCGGAAGTTGAATATATTGAGTCTGAGAACTTGGGTGATCTAGAAGATGTTAATACCTGTCTTGAG AAGCTCTTACCTGGACTTGAATCCAAAGATTGGGTTTTGGTTGTTGAAACTCTCAACAATGTTCGCCGATTATCAATATTCCATAGGGAAGAAATGCATAGTATGCT GGGTGATTTGATCCCACTTGTAGTCAAATCCTTGAAGAATCCAAGAAGTGCTGTTTGTAAAACTGCAATTATGACATCTGCAGACATCTTCAGTGCATATAATGATGATTTGATTGAGTTTTTGGATCCCCTG CTTGTACAGCTTCTTCTTAAGTCTTCACAAGACAAAAGGTTTGTATGTGAGGCAGCTGAGAGAGCTTTAGAGGTCATGACTACTTCTGTCTTCCCTATGTCGTTGTTGCCCAAGTTGCAACCCTATCTTAAGAACAGAAATCCACGAATTCGGGCTAAGGCATCGATGTGCTTTAGTCGCAGTGTTCCACGACTG GGTGTTGAAGGAATTCAAGAATATGGAATCGACAAACTGATACAAGTAGCTGCATCACAGCTTAGTGACCAGCTCCCAGAGTCTCGTGAGGCTGCTCGAACCCTTCTATTAGAGCTGCAAACTGTATATGAGAAATCCAATGGACTCTCAACAACAATACCCGAACAACCAGAGATGAACTCTTGGGAGCATTTTTGTCAGTCAAAACTCTCTCCTTTAAGTGCACAAGCAGTGCTTCGGGTGACAAACATAGCTCGCGAAGGCCTCGTTATTGGTTCCTAA